A stretch of Desulfitobacterium dichloroeliminans LMG P-21439 DNA encodes these proteins:
- the truA gene encoding tRNA pseudouridine(38-40) synthase TruA: MRNFKMTISYDGSRYKGWQKQKETDLTIQGKLEAVLSKMTGEEILVVGCGRTDSGVHAENYIANFHTKSTWKNEAILYYLYEFLPEDIVVKSIELVDERFHARYNVKSKTYVYKINTNRFRNVFERKYSYHIPEPLDLIEMRKAAQVLVGTHDFQSFNMKPGKKSTVRTIHSINIAENGDHLEIEVNGDGLLWNMVRIIVGSLIEAGRGKLNPSEIEKVLQEKKRWEAGPIAQAKGLFLREVQY, from the coding sequence ATGAGAAATTTTAAAATGACAATATCTTATGATGGTTCTAGGTACAAAGGGTGGCAGAAACAAAAGGAAACAGATTTAACGATTCAGGGAAAACTTGAGGCAGTCTTATCTAAAATGACGGGTGAAGAAATTCTAGTCGTTGGCTGTGGTAGGACGGACTCAGGAGTCCATGCTGAAAATTATATCGCAAACTTCCATACAAAGAGCACCTGGAAGAATGAGGCGATACTCTATTATTTATATGAATTTTTGCCTGAAGATATCGTCGTAAAATCGATCGAGCTCGTAGATGAAAGATTTCATGCAAGATATAACGTCAAATCGAAGACTTATGTCTATAAGATTAATACGAATCGATTCAGAAATGTGTTTGAACGAAAATATTCATATCATATCCCAGAGCCACTTGATTTGATCGAAATGCGAAAGGCAGCACAGGTTTTAGTTGGGACGCATGACTTCCAAAGCTTTAATATGAAACCAGGTAAGAAGTCAACGGTCCGAACAATTCATTCAATCAATATTGCCGAAAATGGCGATCATCTTGAGATAGAAGTAAATGGTGATGGCCTGCTATGGAACATGGTCAGGATTATTGTGGGAAGCCTGATCGAAGCAGGTAGAGGAAAGCTTAATCCCTCAGAGATCGAAAAAGTATTGCAGGAAAAGAAACGTTGGGAAGCTGGCCCTATAGCTCAAGCAAAGGGTTTATTTCTTAGAGAGGTGCAATATTAG
- a CDS encoding helix-turn-helix transcriptional regulator produces MNSQEAILENLKGIAGMIKGGFGSRCEVVVHDLRDLEQSLVYIVGDVTGRSIGAPITDLVVKILQKEGDAAKDLINYKTVAKDGRILKSSTAFIRDDQGKIFATLCVNYDVTDFLNFDILLQDFIRPDQVQNEDKQETFATTVQETIESLVYQAIIKLGKQAATMSMDDKVQFVGILEERGAFMIKGSVDYIANVLGVSKFTVYNYLNKYRSLQGLL; encoded by the coding sequence ATGAATTCACAGGAAGCCATTCTGGAAAACTTAAAAGGCATCGCGGGGATGATTAAGGGCGGTTTTGGTAGTCGCTGTGAAGTTGTAGTCCATGATCTAAGGGATCTCGAACAGTCTTTAGTTTATATCGTTGGGGATGTGACCGGTAGATCTATTGGCGCACCTATTACAGATCTTGTGGTTAAAATCCTGCAAAAAGAGGGCGATGCAGCGAAAGATCTTATCAATTATAAGACGGTTGCTAAAGATGGGCGGATTCTTAAATCCTCCACAGCCTTTATCCGCGATGATCAAGGGAAAATATTTGCTACTCTTTGTGTGAACTATGATGTTACAGATTTCCTTAACTTCGATATACTCTTACAGGATTTCATTAGACCGGATCAAGTTCAAAACGAAGACAAGCAAGAAACGTTTGCCACGACAGTGCAGGAGACGATTGAATCTTTGGTTTACCAGGCGATTATCAAGCTGGGGAAACAAGCTGCGACCATGTCCATGGATGACAAAGTCCAGTTTGTAGGTATCCTCGAAGAAAGAGGCGCCTTTATGATCAAGGGATCTGTCGATTATATTGCAAATGTTCTTGGGGTATCCAAATTCACCGTGTATAACTACCTGAACAAATACCGCTCCCTTCAAGGATTGCTTTAA
- a CDS encoding RidA family protein: MKKVLQTNAAPAAIGPYSQGIEADHYVFVSGQLPLNPATGVMPEGIEAQTAQSLENVQAVLQAAGADLKNVIKTNVFLTDINDFAIVNSVYATFFKENPPARSAVQVVALPKGANIEIEVIAIQE; this comes from the coding sequence ATGAAGAAAGTTCTTCAAACAAACGCTGCACCGGCAGCCATTGGACCTTATTCCCAAGGGATAGAGGCAGATCATTATGTGTTTGTTTCGGGGCAATTGCCTCTGAATCCCGCTACGGGGGTTATGCCTGAAGGAATTGAGGCTCAGACTGCTCAATCCCTTGAGAATGTTCAGGCCGTTCTTCAAGCGGCAGGGGCTGACTTGAAGAACGTAATCAAAACCAACGTATTCCTTACGGATATAAATGACTTTGCCATTGTCAATAGCGTATATGCTACGTTTTTTAAGGAGAACCCACCTGCGCGCTCAGCAGTTCAAGTTGTCGCTTTGCCAAAAGGAGCGAATATCGAAATCGAAGTTATTGCTATTCAAGAATAA